In the genome of Chryseobacterium phocaeense, the window GATTAAATTTTCATGGTCAAAATCTCTTACAGCAGTTGCTAAAACACCATTTCCAATAATCATCTGTATATTTTTTTCAAAGTGTGTATTGTATCTTTTATGGGAACTTATAAAAGAGGTCCATAAAATAATTTTTTATAATTTATTTTTCAATGCAAAATACCTGTATCTGGTTTTCAAAAGCTTAGGGTTGGCCAGTGAATATAATGCATAGGATATATATTTGCTTGCTCCTGACTTTGAAGCCACTTTACCACAAAGGTACTTCAGCTTAAACATCTCCAGGGCTTCCTCTGGAATTCCTTTCTGTTTTTTGGCCCAGCTGAAAAGGGAGTAAAATAATCTTTCCTGATTTCTGTAATAGGCCTTCGACTTGTTCTGAACGGATGAAAATGTATTGTTTTCATGTCCTGTTCTCATCGCTACCGCCTGATCAATGAATCCCGATTTCAGATGGCAATGGTAAGAGAGTTTTACAATAAAATCCCTGTCTTCATGCATTCTCAGGGTTTCATTAAGCCTTAATCCAACATTATCAACAGCTGATTTCCGTAAGGTGGTGGCTATTAATGAAAAAAAAGTTCCGAAAGCCAGATTCATCTGGGACAGTCCATAAAAAACTTCCATTCCTTCCGCATGATGACGAACCGTTGTTAATCCGGTGTCATTAATGACGGAAAGGTATTTTTTCTTTCCGGCTTCAGTAACAAATTCTACACCTATGGCTCCAAAAACACCATCGATCTCCGGATTTTTCAGGTATTCTCTTTCCGCATCAAAACGGTTGGGGAGATAGTAGTCATCAGCGTCCAGAAATGCAATGAATTCCTGGGAAGCCAAATCCATACCGTAATTACGCGTTGCTGAAACTCCATGGTTTTTCTGGTCAGGATGTTGAACAAATTTTACCCGGTCATGCTGCTCTGAAATTTTTCTGGAGAGCTCTACAGAACCGTCTGTAGAACCATCGTCTATCAGTAAAATTTCTTTTACTTCAGGGAACTGCAGGACGGAGTTCACTGCTTTTTCTATAAAAGCGGCTGCGTTATATACGGGTATAATTACACTTATGGTCATTCAGGAAAAAAATTAATAGGTATTTTCGTCTTTAAAAACTTCCAGATACTGTCTTCCGTATCTTCTGTCCGGTTCCATATAATTTCCCTCTGCCCATTCATTCCAGGATTTGATGAATATTATTCTTTCTTCTTCAGGTTTATCTTTTACCATGTCCAGGGCATATTTTACATGTTCCCTGAAAA includes:
- a CDS encoding glycosyltransferase family 2 protein, with product MTISVIIPVYNAAAFIEKAVNSVLQFPEVKEILLIDDGSTDGSVELSRKISEQHDRVKFVQHPDQKNHGVSATRNYGMDLASQEFIAFLDADDYYLPNRFDAEREYLKNPEIDGVFGAIGVEFVTEAGKKKYLSVINDTGLTTVRHHAEGMEVFYGLSQMNLAFGTFFSLIATTLRKSAVDNVGLRLNETLRMHEDRDFIVKLSYHCHLKSGFIDQAVAMRTGHENNTFSSVQNKSKAYYRNQERLFYSLFSWAKKQKGIPEEALEMFKLKYLCGKVASKSGASKYISYALYSLANPKLLKTRYRYFALKNKL